Part of the Panicum virgatum strain AP13 chromosome 4N, P.virgatum_v5, whole genome shotgun sequence genome is shown below.
TGAACTGAAACAAGCTGACAAATACAATGGCTATTCTTATATTTTACTCTTCAATCATTGTGCCTAAACCTTGGAAGTACGGAGAGCGACGAATTACCCAATGTAAACAATATGCTAATAGATTGCAAAAGGTTAGATTGGATGCATGTTTCTTTCTCAACAGTTCCAACAGTGAACCGTATACAACTGCTTGGAAGAAAAATTACATTGTACATGTCCCACTATCATCCTGTACAAACTCAATACACGGTACATCTCAAGAACTCCTTTCCTCTGAAAATCAGCATATGTACAACAACCATGACAGGAGACCCTGTCGAATGAATTGAAGGGGAAGAAGAGTAGAAGGAAGATGATGTGCCAGTGGGCAGTGGACAGATGGTGTCCTTCATGCTAGCGCTCTAGCTCACCAGAATCGGCACTTGTATCTGTTAATTAAGTGAAGATTCCGATGACCGTGCACCGGATTAGGGGAAGGCTCAGctcatcgatcgatcgatcgatctacaagccgatccatcaaggAACTGATGCGCGTACACTATCCCCTGCGTCTAGCGGACGgccacggcgacgacggcgttGAGGAGGACGTGGTGCTCAtcttgccggccgccgccatggacgccACGGCCTTGGCCCACGCCACGAGCTCCCGCTTCATCCGCTCCTCGTCGCCCCAGACCACCGGGTCCACCGGCCGGCCCCTCTCCGCGGCGAGGAACACCTGCGCCCGCCCGCCTGCCGAGACCTCCCCGTCGCCACCCCCCGCCGCCTGgaacggcgcggccgccgccgcagcaccgcctccgccgcttccAGAGCCATCGATCTAAATGATCTGATCCCCGCGCTCCTGCGCCACTCCTGACGTGTTCTGTGATCGCCGCGGCGTGTTCTGATGAGCCACCCCAGCAACGCGACCGCCGCCGTCTTTTATGCAATGGTGTGGGCGTGTCGATGTGTCGTGTGTGAGGTCGAGGAGACGAGGAGGAAGGATAATTGCCACGAGGATCTCGCCGCGCCGTGGCGTCGCTTTTGTACGCGGGCGGGCGCCCATTGAATCCCCGCGCCGCGGGCCGCGCAGCGTCGTGTGACGAGGAGCGCGCCGCGCCTGCCCCGGGCGCATCGAGTCGGTTGCGGCGTCACGGTCGGTCGGGTCTCCGGCGGGACGGGACGGGCATGGCAGCTTCTGTTCGGACAGCATGCAAGCTGCTAGGTAGCCTGCTACACGCAGGACACGATTCTCGCGAGGGGCACGTCTACCGAAAGCGAACGTGCCGGTGTACCGGTACCGGACAGTTTTGTCTCCGTGCACGTTCGACGCGacaggtttttttttctttttttgcaaaaatgttaGAGATCTCTGGATATGTGAAACATGTAGTGTGCGGTACTGTATATCGGAATCAGTATGCGTATCCATCGCTGATCCATCGATCGAGAGCCTTCATCACCAGCCATGATATGGACAACCAGCCATGCATCACGATCGGCACGTACAGAACTTGGTGGCGCGAATATGGAAGCTTCTGATGGTCTGCCCCCAGTCCCCCaccttttttctattttctattctACTCCCTTCATTCCAAATTgtataatattttaaaaaaaatcaaaatacaTAGTTTTTGTTATACATCTAAATAAATATTATGTTTAAATACATGAcaaaaaattatgtatctaaatttgccaaaacaatatataatttgaaacggagagaGTATACTAAAGAAAGTTTCTTTCTCTGCGAATTTTTAATTCTAAAAAATATATCAGATGATTTTATccgtataatttttttgacagcAGTTTCTTCCAATAAGCATTTGAAACAACTTCAAAATTAAGTCTCCAACTTACAGGGACAAGTTTTAAGAAAATTTAATACTACTGCAAAAACGATTTGTAACAACATCTCGATTTTTTAGGAGCGGATTAAAATTTCACATGTTCCTACAAATGGTGCGCAGTTACGGTAGCAATATGGCCGCCCCTAATAATCCATTTATAGAGCAAGttcaaacccccccccccccccccccccaccctccCAAGCCGCCCATGGGCAGCTGGGTGGTGAACCACCCACCTCAAAAAATCTCTATAAAAATCTAGgaactttcttcctcctccccgaccCACCATTATTTACTCAGGAGAGGAGCatcctaaaaaaaagaaaaaagggaagGTTTTCAACTTGATTTCCTTCGAGTTAGGGGATCTAGCAGGTAAGTTGTGCTAATTCATTGTCTTTTTTTAAGCTCGTTTGTTAGTTTGATATCTCAAATGGAGCTCTCTTTGCCTCTACCTAGTTCTAAATCTCCATGGTGTGGATTTGCCATTTGAGCCATCATTTACCTCAAACTTTTGGACGATGTTGTGCTATTTTAGTAGGAGAACAAAATTATATAATCATTTGGACTAAATCTAAATGTTTTAGCCTCATCCCTAAGTAAATTATTAACTAGATCTATGGAGGAGAGTGAAGAAAATTTATTTTTTCCTATTTGTACACATTTGCATGGTAGATTTCTTTTTCAAGATTTAGTATTACAATAATACGTtaggtttatttttttatttagtaTTGTTTAAATTAACTTTTTTCAATAACTACACATATAGAAGTATATACTCGTGTTCATTTAGGGCTCCATTTCCTTTGAGAAAAAGacttgatttattttttctatgcTTACACATATGCATAATAGATTTTTTCTATCtttacacacatgcatgatatatttttttatccTTACAAGCATGATAGACTTTTTTCCAAGATTCACTGGTACAATAATAGGTGGGATTTGATGTTTTTATTTTGTACGTgttaaattttttttccaacaTCTATGCATATATAGAAGTACACATTTATGGTCATTTTAATCCATTTAAATTAATTGTTGCAGTTCAAAAATGGATAGAATATGGATGTATAATGCAAACAGGACGGACACATATTTCCATGGGGAGCTTGATAAATTCATTAAATTTGCGAAGAACCACGTAAGAAATGAGAAGACATGGTTGATACATTGCCCATGCGGAGCCTGCAAGAATTTGAGAGTATTCAACGATCCAACTATAATCAGATCGTATGTGTTGGTGAGTGGTTTTATTAAGGACTACATGATCTGGAAGTATCATGATGAGACAGTTGCTCCCCCTCCGACGAATAATCCACTTGATCAAATTATACAGGATGAGGAGTTTGACAGAATGTTTGACGCTTATGTTGATTCTGATGATGGTGTCGAAGATGATGATGGGTTTGAGGGGATTCCATTGTGATGATGTCGATGACGGTCCATCGGTGGTGGTAATAGTGAGGATGAACTTGACGACGGTGCCCCCTAATGTGGCGTCCCTCGGGAATAGGGAAAAATATGTAATGATCTACTATAATGATGTTTTatttctaaataatttaagtTTGTATGCGTAAGTATTTTTTATCTAACATATTTGACGTCTCGATCGCGGAAAAGCTTGAAAGATCAAAATTGTCGAGAAtccaaattttaaaaaaatagcaaaaataGGATCGAatattttaaattcaaatcgcTAAATTTTTTAGCAAGTTTTCGCTAAATTTTTTAGCAAGTTTGGAACCCATTTTCAGGGGGCGGGTCACCCTCACATGCAAATAGATGATACGTATTTCGCAGGTGCAGGTTGGCAATATTTGGTTATTTACCGATGTAATAGTTTCGACACAAC
Proteins encoded:
- the LOC120669137 gene encoding uncharacterized protein LOC120669137; the encoded protein is MTLGVAGALRYLSTMWGIDLSKGLLPGLHKTLVLPGLVSHGSEELLRGEDGFLTEDVVAMDSFNIVTSAGRAARRLGRGRQIDGSGSGGGGAAAAAAPFQAAGGGDGEVSAGGRAQVFLAAERGRPVDPVVWGDEERMKRELVAWAKAVASMAAAGKMSTTSSSTPSSPWPSARRRG